The Lebetimonas natsushimae genomic sequence TTCGATAAATTTTTTAGCTTTTTTCTTCATAGTCTTCTAATTTTATTTTTACACCAATTGTATCGGTTGAATCTTGGTTTTGATTTATATAAGCATATTTCAAAAAAATTTCAATACACTAATTGTATCGGTTGAATATGTATTATCCATGTTCTTTTATTTCAATTCTTCAAAAATTTCAATACACTAATTGTATCGGTTGAATAATAAAGCCTTATTAAATTCTTTCGCCTTTAAACATATTTCAATACACTAATTGTATCGGTTGAATATTTATAATCCTGCTGATAGTGCAGGAGCGAAAGAACTATTTCAATACACTAATTGTATCGGTTGAATGTTTAAGTATCCGCAGAGTGTAAAGGGGTAAGGGAATTTCAATACACTAATTGTATCGGTTGAATCTCTCTTTCAGCATACTACAAAAAGCAGCAGAGGCTATTTCAATACACTAATTGTATCGGTTGAATGGTTTAGTAAATTAGTAAATAAATTATTTTAAAAAAATATTTCAATACACTAATTGTATCGGTTGAATCTGTTGTTAAAGATTTAGTTCCTGTATTTATTACTAATTTCAATACACTAATTGTATCGGTTGAATATATGTGCCGAGTAATTACGGAGATACTTTTAACAAAATTTCAATACACTAATTGTATCGGTTGAATAAAGGCGATTTATGGGGATAACTTTCCTGAAATTGCATTTCAATACACTAATTGTATCGGTTGAATGATGATGTTCCTAAAAATTTTAGTGTTTTTATGCCATTTCAATACACTAATTGTATCGGTTGAATGCATTGAATTTCAGGTTTTTTGAAACATCTAGCACCGAAATTTGGGCTTTTTCCAATTAAAAATAAAAAAAACACTAAATTTTTAAAAATCTTTTTATAACTACGATTATATCGGGATTTTTAAAGAGTGCCAAGAAATTGAGGTTGGAAACGAAGATGATAAAAAGTGACTGTCACTTATAGAATTAAATTCAAATGGCGGAGCCGACGGGACTCGAACCCGCGACCTCCGGCGTGACAGGCCGGCATTCTAACCAGCTAAACTACGGCTCCATTTTTAAATGGTGGTCGCTGCAGGGCTCGAACCTGCGACCCCCAGCTTGTAAGGCTGGTGCTCTCCCAACTGAGCTAAGCGACCATAAGTTTTATATCAGGGATTGTGGCGTCCCCAACGGGATTCGAACCCGTGTCGCCGCCGTGAAAGGGCGGTATCCTAGACCTCTAGACGATGGGGACTAGAGTGGTGACCCGTGCTGGATTCGAACCAGCGGCCCTCTGCTTAAAAGGCAGATGCTCTACCGACTGAGCTAACGGGTCATTTATTTGTGGACTGAAATTATAAGAAAAAAAAATTAGCTTGTCAAGAAAAAAAAGAAAAAATTAGGAAGATTTTAAAATTTTTATAATTCCTTTTTTATCAATTTTATGTTTTGCTCCTTTATATATATTTTCTTCAAGCTGTTTTAAAATTACTTCTATTTCTTTATTTTCTGAATAAGGGAGTAACAGTTTAAACAATTCTTTTTCATCGGCTTTTTTAATTTTTTCAATAATATCTTTTTCTTTTTTATTCTTTTTTTGAATTAGTTTGTATAAAATCAGTCCTGTTAGTAAACCTATAATAAAAGAAATTAAAATTAATAAATAATTGGTTTTATATACAGTTTTGGTTGTAATGTTAGAAGTTGTAAAATTTTCTATTTTATCTGTTTTGTTTGGGTTAAGCATTGAATTTTCCACTTTAATAAAAATCGGATTGCTTTTTACTTCCTGCAAAGTACCGTTAAATTCTAACAGTTTTATACTTGAAATGTTAATGTCATGAGGACTGATCACGGTAAATTCTTTTTTATAAATTCCGCATAATTTATTATTTTTGATAAATGTTTTAAATACAGGTTTTTTTTCATAAACTGTGGCGTTTGGTATATTTAGTTTAAAATCTTTCATATCATAAAAATCTCCGCAACCCTTAAGTTCCAAGGTGATTTTTACCGGAGTGTTGGCTAAAACCTCTGTTTTATCGGTTTTTAAAGTAATTTTAAATTTTCCCCATATACTATTTTGGGGGATTGGTTTTACATTCAATATAATATTGTTTGAAACAATTCTTTTATATCTTACAAACGCTGCTGAAAAAAACGGGTCATCAAACGGATTTTCTTTTTGAAGTATTCCGATATTTGCAATAATCGGTCCTATAGTAAATTTGCCGCTTTTTTGCGGAATAATTAAAAATTTATAAACTGTTATTTTTTTATTATTTTGAACATAGGTTTTTGTAGAAATTTGATTAACCAAAAAATCATTTAAATTTGGCCTCTGTATCTGAATACTTTGGGGATTTGCATCAATACTCTGTGAAAATCTGATAGTTAAAATTCGTCCTTCTCCAAGATATGTTTCGTTTTTGTCTAAAAAAAGGCTTAAGTCGTAATCTTTGTCTTTTGTTTTTTTCAGTTTGCTGACTTTTATTGTAATCGGTTTTGTATAATAAGTTTTTCCGTCAACTGTTACTTTAAATGACGGTATTGTTATGTTTTTTAAAGGATAAAATATATAACTGCGTGATACTTTCGAGTGCATTTCTCCGTTTATGATGGTAATATTTTCAGTGTTTGCGCTTCCTTCTACTTTGTATGGTCCGATTTTGTCAATATCGGGCAGTTTTACATTTTTGCCCTCAGCCGTAATGGTAAAAATTACCTCATCTCCCTGGGTAATGTTGGTTTTGTTTATTTTAACGGTAACGTTTGCTAATAGAATCATTGCGGCAATTAATAAAATTATTTTTTTCATTTCAATCCTTTAATGGTATTAGTAAAGAGTTAAATTCCAGATTTTTAATTGTTTTTTCATAGAATTTCATTCTTAAATCTGTTGTGTTTTTATCATTGTTTTGTGATTTTTTTATTGATTGTAAATATTTTTTTTCTTTATTTTCTTTTTTCAGTTTATTTTGTATTTTATTTTTTAAGTTAGTTTGATTTTTTTGTTTTTGACTAAATTTGTTATTTTTTTTATTTTCTTTCTGTTGGTTATTTTTTTGTTTAGTTTGAGCGCTGTTTTTGTTAGAATTATTTTTTTGTGAATTTTGATTGTTATTTTGTTTTGAATTATTCTGGCTTTTTGTCTGTTTTTGTGAAGAGTTGTTTTGTGTATTTTTACGTTTTTGAGATGATTTATTTTTTTTGTTTTGATTATTTTGTTTATTTTTATTATTTGATTGTTTTTTATGTTTTTTTAATAAATTTTCAATCAGTTTTAAATTATATTCGGCATCTTTATCTTTTTTTATTTTAAGCGCTTTTTTATACATATCAACGGCTTTTTGAAATTTATTTAATTTTACATAAGTATTACCCATATTATAATATTTGTCAAAAAGTAAATTTTTATTTTTTATTTTAGAATACAGTTTTAATGCTTTTTGATACTCTTTTGCCCTGTAATAACTGTTTGCGGCATTTAACAGGCCTTTGTCATTTTTTATTTTTTCATATTCGTTTGCTGCTTTTAGGTACTCTTTTTTTTCAAAAAAATTATTTGCTTTTATTATATGAAAAAAATCAAATGCAAACAAAAACTTACAAAAGAGTAAAATTAAAATTATCCTCATTTTACATTCTCCATTTTCCATTTTACATTAACTTTAAAAAGTCCGAGAAACAAAAATAAAATTCCTAAAAACAGAGGATAATAGAAAAGTTCTTTTTTATCTTTTATTTTTATAACTTTTTCTTTATTGATTGAATTTATAAGTTTGGCTAAATTTTTAATATCAGTGTCTGAATAACCTGCTAATATAAATGCCCCATTTGTGGTTTTGGTTAAATTTTTAAAAGTGTTATCATTTTTTAAGGCATATACAAATACCCTTATTTTAGGATTTACTTCATCTAAAACGGGACTTGCGGTGAAAATTATCAATATTTTAGGCCCTTTAAATTCTTCAGTTTTTTTAAATAATGTTTTATAGTCGGCTTCTTCCACAGCATTTATTTTTGGCAGATGTTTCAAAAGATATTTTATTGAATTATAATCACGGCTGTACGGGCTTAAAAGATAGACATTTTGATTAAATAAAACAACTGCCACTTCTTCATCGTTTAAATAATCTAAAAATTTAGAGAATTTATTTTTTACAAATTCAAAATTATTTGGATAAAAATCTTTTTTTAACATATTCTTGCTTATGTCAATTGCTGCAATTACATTTGTTTTTGGAAGTTTTACGGTAATGGTCCCGTTATTTATAACAGGGCGTGATAGAGCGATTATTAACAACAAAAAAGCAATCAGTAAATAATAATTTTTGGATGAATAAAGAATAATTTTACTGACTTTAAGTCTTTTTTTCCTAAAAAAAAGCGGTATAAAAATTAAAAGCAAAAAAGCTTTAGCGTTTAGAATTTCCATTTAAGCTGCCTTTTGTAAACCATAATTAAAAAAAAGAAAATTGCTAAAATCAAAGGATACTCAAAATAATATTTTTTCTTTATAATTATGTTCGATTTTATTTCAGTTTTTTCAAGTTTGTTTATTGTTTTGTAGATTTCTTTTAATTCACCGGTTGAGAATACATTAAAAAATCTGCCGCCGGTTTTATTGGCAATTATTCTTAAGGTTTCCCGGTCTATTTCATCTCCTATTCCAATGGTATAAACTTTTATTTTTTCTTTTTTAAGTTTTTTAATAACTATATCAATGGGAGTGACTGAACTGTTATCCATTCCGTCGGTAAGGAGAATAATAACTTTATCTTTTGCATTTGAATTTTTAAAAAGATTGGTTGATAGAAACAAAGCGTCATAAATTGCCGTTTTTTCCCCAGC encodes the following:
- a CDS encoding tetratricopeptide repeat protein, with product MRIILILLFCKFLFAFDFFHIIKANNFFEKKEYLKAANEYEKIKNDKGLLNAANSYYRAKEYQKALKLYSKIKNKNLLFDKYYNMGNTYVKLNKFQKAVDMYKKALKIKKDKDAEYNLKLIENLLKKHKKQSNNKNKQNNQNKKNKSSQKRKNTQNNSSQKQTKSQNNSKQNNNQNSQKNNSNKNSAQTKQKNNQQKENKKNNKFSQKQKNQTNLKNKIQNKLKKENKEKKYLQSIKKSQNNDKNTTDLRMKFYEKTIKNLEFNSLLIPLKD
- a CDS encoding BatD family protein — protein: MKKIILLIAAMILLANVTVKINKTNITQGDEVIFTITAEGKNVKLPDIDKIGPYKVEGSANTENITIINGEMHSKVSRSYIFYPLKNITIPSFKVTVDGKTYYTKPITIKVSKLKKTKDKDYDLSLFLDKNETYLGEGRILTIRFSQSIDANPQSIQIQRPNLNDFLVNQISTKTYVQNNKKITVYKFLIIPQKSGKFTIGPIIANIGILQKENPFDDPFFSAAFVRYKRIVSNNIILNVKPIPQNSIWGKFKITLKTDKTEVLANTPVKITLELKGCGDFYDMKDFKLNIPNATVYEKKPVFKTFIKNNKLCGIYKKEFTVISPHDINISSIKLLEFNGTLQEVKSNPIFIKVENSMLNPNKTDKIENFTTSNITTKTVYKTNYLLILISFIIGLLTGLILYKLIQKKNKKEKDIIEKIKKADEKELFKLLLPYSENKEIEVILKQLEENIYKGAKHKIDKKGIIKILKSS
- a CDS encoding vWA domain-containing protein; translation: MEILNAKAFLLLIFIPLFFRKKRLKVSKIILYSSKNYYLLIAFLLLIIALSRPVINNGTITVKLPKTNVIAAIDISKNMLKKDFYPNNFEFVKNKFSKFLDYLNDEEVAVVLFNQNVYLLSPYSRDYNSIKYLLKHLPKINAVEEADYKTLFKKTEEFKGPKILIIFTASPVLDEVNPKIRVFVYALKNDNTFKNLTKTTNGAFILAGYSDTDIKNLAKLINSINKEKVIKIKDKKELFYYPLFLGILFLFLGLFKVNVKWKMENVK
- a CDS encoding vWA domain-containing protein; protein product: MFEYPIFLLIPVIYIICRLKCPLRSDKIIFPNAFILKYKKFINIWEFLTVLFLSIALASPVKTKIIYTQKKGYDIVIDLDTSGSMAQFDKLTVSKEIINDFIQKRKNDRLGLVIFGNIAYIASPLTPDKKALSEILKRVYPGIAGEKTAIYDALFLSTNLFKNSNAKDKVIILLTDGMDNSSVTPIDIVIKKLKKEKIKVYTIGIGDEIDRETLRIIANKTGGRFFNVFSTGELKEIYKTINKLEKTEIKSNIIIKKKYYFEYPLILAIFFFLIMVYKRQLKWKF